One region of Streptomyces sp. NBC_00442 genomic DNA includes:
- a CDS encoding DUF6791 domain-containing protein: MPTGPLARDTDLSRLLDDGYDVVVRAGHLVVQRIPYVTENRTVEYSFLTYPVTVTGDRIVSDTDHRIWFGGST, translated from the coding sequence TGCCTACCGGACCTCTCGCTCGTGACACGGACCTGTCCCGCCTCCTCGACGACGGCTACGACGTCGTCGTCCGCGCCGGCCACCTCGTCGTCCAGCGCATCCCGTACGTCACCGAGAACCGCACCGTCGAGTACAGCTTCCTCACCTACCCCGTAACCGTCACGGGGGACCGCATCGTCTCCGACACCGACCACCGCATTTGGTTCGGCGGCTCGACCC